In the genome of Denticeps clupeoides chromosome 13, fDenClu1.1, whole genome shotgun sequence, one region contains:
- the LOC114802598 gene encoding transmembrane protein 275-like, whose protein sequence is MVLTDKTSRAMASKGTRRKRALHPQGLPSPALCCACGLCIMLAGINITLVGAFAFGKFVPTSNPPIIIGPLLLLVALSFFAACCVFSRRPPAHPLHGKAAGGGDSWGLMQMGRATFEMETSEHTLQDTTAVQLSPTNSLGSSRKSSPSHHSEQPACQISAAAEDQEHVAIHLSPGHDSCHI, encoded by the coding sequence ATGGTCCTCACCGACAAGACCTCCAGGGCAATGGCCTCCAAGGGGACTCGGAGGAAGCGGGCCCTGCATCCTCAGGGCCTGCCCTCGCCTGCTCTGTGCTGCGCGTGTGGTCTCTGCATTATGTTGGCGGGCATCAATATCACTCTGGTGGGTGCATTTGCCTTTGGTAAGTTTGTGCCCACCAGTAACCCACCAATCATTATTGGCCCTTTACTTTTGCTTGTAGCCTTGTCTTTTTTTGCTGCGTGCTGCGTGTTCAGCCGCCGCCCTCCAGCACACCCGCTGCATGGAAAAGCTGCTGGGGGCGGAGACAGCTGGGGTCTGATGCAAATGGGCAGAGCCACCTTCGAGATGGAGACAAGCGAGCACACCTTGCAAGACACCACGGCCGTGCAGCTCAGCCCCACCAACTCGCTGGGCTCCTCCCGTAAATCCAGCCCCTCTCACCATTCCGAACAGCCCGCCTGTCAGATCAGTGCCGCTGCCGAAGACCAGGAACATGTAGCCATTCATCTGAGTCCGGGACACGACTCCTGTCACATCTAG